A region from the Mercenaria mercenaria strain notata chromosome 7, MADL_Memer_1, whole genome shotgun sequence genome encodes:
- the LOC123554526 gene encoding tumor necrosis factor ligand superfamily member 14-like has protein sequence MADKNGYTSVKTNTDNLKRTGTKRSTKIVAWCLIILNVLLLAALLSLVIGWREYRKKSLTPHEQTVCQNCTEIGLDGKELPEEMAAKITRDMTGNSTEWICCGYTSDVLNWMVTKAIHDRGTSVKSSIYPLISKECKKTTQAKPSAQVNGISVSEMTKEQTDVIQWNTTESSFIGEGITYKNGRLTIKQPGYYYIFSQIKLRNIPLSYSTSDVFASETLPNHWNHYIFHVSSENGKEQKILESSKSRCEMPSFGDETTSSFGAVFYLAENDEVFVNTSHPQYLAPCQEGNHFGLYMT, from the exons ATGGCAGATAAAAACGGATATACTAGTGTAAAAACAAATACCGACAACTTG AAGAGGACGGGTACAAAACGATCTACCAAAATTGTCGCTTGGTGTCTGATAATATTAAATGTGTTACTGCTGGCTGCACTGTTAAGTCTAGTGATAGGATGGCGGGAATACAGAAAGAAAAGCCTAACTCCACATGAACAAACCGTATGTCAAAATTGCACCGAAATCGGGCTTGATGGCAAGGAATTACCAGAGGAAATGGCCGCAAAGATAACAAGAGATATGACTGGCAATTCGACGGAATGGATTTGCTGTGGATATACAAGTGATGTTTTAAACTGGATGGTTACTAAG gCAATACACGACAGAGGAACAAGTGTCAAGTCAA GTATTTATCCGTTGATATCTAAAGAGTGCAAGAAGACAACACAAGCAAAGCCGTCTGCGCAAGTCAACGGAATATCAGTGTCAGAAATGACAAAAG AACAAACAGACGTAATACAATGGAAtacaactgaatcttcatttattGGAGAAGGGATCACTTACAAAAATGGCAGACTGACTATCAAACAGCCGGGCTACTATTACATATTTTCACAGATAAAGCTGAGAAATATTCCTCTTTCATACTCGACAAGTGACGTATTCGCGAGTGAAACTTTGCCTAATCACTGGAACCATTATATTTTCCACGTCTCAAGTGAAAATGGAAAAGAACAAAAGATTCTCGAAAGTAGTAAGTCGCGTTGTGAAATGCCATCTTTTGGGGATGAGACTACAAGTTCATTTGGTGCAGTATTTTACCTGGCAGAAAATGACGAGGTTTTTGTAAATACTTCCCATCCACAGTATCTTGCACCTTGTCAAGAAGGGAACCATTTTGGTTTATACATGACTTga